The DNA segment TCTACACACTCGTTTGATAACTTATAATCGTTGATGACGGTACTTATACTTGATATACCTAACGCCTCTTTAATATCTGATAACTTTATATTGGAGTTTTTGTTATATCGATTAACAACCAAGTTAATTTGCTCTGAAGCAATACCCATATTTTTAGTCAATTGAAAAATTAAATCTTTGGTTTGACGCAAGTGCATTATATTCTGTTGAGTAACGATCAATATCGTCGCATTCAATAATAGATCACAATTCCAATCTTCAGGGCCTCTAGAAAAGTCTAAAATAACCTGTTTATAAAACTGACGGTATTTCCAAATAAGTTCTTTAATGCGGTTAAAGTCAACCTCTTCGTCTAGAGTCAGAAGCTCAAAAGGTTTTGCCGCGAGAAGGCTCAAGTTTCCATTCTTAGTCATCGTGCTTTTTAGCGCGATCTCATCGAGGTCTTCAATCGTACCAAGCACATCACAAATCGAGTATTTAGCGTCGCACCCAAGAATATGTGCCAATGTACCATGGTGAAGATCCATATCTAATAGTGCGAGATCGCTGCCTTCTCTTTGAGAGACGACATCAGCTAAGCTTGCGGATAGAAAGCTTGCTCCCGAGCCTGCCTTACCATTTATAATAGCAACTACAGGTGCCAAATCAGCATTCTTTACAAGACGGTTAGATACT comes from the Shewanella halifaxensis HAW-EB4 genome and includes:
- a CDS encoding AAA family ATPase, yielding MDKPLELCVSNNNQESPMSFCLAFPVQAIVASCGHQSLSWLSESLNQFENLKWQSASYEDQHLVKDKSNFNLVLLVLPSEEVEAEKALAYAANFDCDIILVGHDTPQNILRLAFQYDVSDFIPSSSQSNELFSSLEKVSNRLVKNADLAPVVAIINGKAGSGASFLSASLADVVSQREGSDLALLDMDLHHGTLAHILGCDAKYSICDVLGTIEDLDEIALKSTMTKNGNLSLLAAKPFELLTLDEEVDFNRIKELIWKYRQFYKQVILDFSRGPEDWNCDLLLNATILIVTQQNIMHLRQTKDLIFQLTKNMGIASEQINLVVNRYNKNSNIKLSDIKEALGISSISTVINDYKLSNECVDLGKPLTEVARKQKIVTDVRFLADKFLPISSEQDKTGTTFWKRLLGN